A section of the Bacteroides sp. genome encodes:
- a CDS encoding HU family DNA-binding protein translates to MNKAELIDAIASGAGLTKADAKKSLDAFIGATTKALKKGDRVALVGFGSFSVSKREARKGRNPQSGKEITIPAKKVVKFKAGADLAKIVK, encoded by the coding sequence ATGAACAAAGCAGAATTGATCGATGCTATTGCATCAGGAGCAGGTTTAACCAAAGCCGACGCAAAAAAATCACTCGACGCCTTCATCGGTGCCACCACCAAAGCCTTGAAAAAAGGTGACCGTGTTGCCCTCGTTGGTTTCGGTTCATTCTCTGTTTCAAAAAGAGAAGCTCGCAAGGGCCGCAACCCCCAGTCTGGCAAGGAAATTACCATCCCCGCCAAAAAAGTGGTAAAATTCAAAGCTGGTGCTGATTTAGCTAAGATTGTTAAGTAA